In a genomic window of Gossypium arboreum isolate Shixiya-1 chromosome 9, ASM2569848v2, whole genome shotgun sequence:
- the LOC108465276 gene encoding NAC domain-containing protein 100 has translation MENLPPGFRFHPTDEELITYYLSHKVSDITFTSKAIVDVDLNKCEPWDLPAKASMGEKEWYFFSLRDRKYPTGLRTNRATEAGYWKTTGKDKEIFRAGGVLVGMKKTLVFYKGRAPKGEKSNWVMHEYRLENKHPFKASKEEWVVCRVFQKSAAVKKPQPSSSSQPSLGSPCDANSIVNEFGDVELPNLNINANPSCGFNDIATPSYSNTVNHGHMNAMNLNLDFGAASLPSSLSWPSSILSPNLSMNSFLFKALQLRNYQPRDVSGMDYSILSSTQGINIPPFGTDLASNFQGAAASSSKVVVPMPQQQQQEQPFNMDSMW, from the exons ATGGAGAATCTTCCTCCAGGGTTCAGATTCCATCCCACAGATGAAGAACTCATCACTTACTATCTTTCCCACAAGGTCTCTGATATCACCTTCACTTCCAAAGCTATTGTCGATGTTGATCTCAATAAATGTGAACCTTGGGATCTTCCAG CCAAGGCATCGATGGGGGAGAAAGAATGGTACTTCTTCAGCTTGAGAGACCGAAAATACCCAACTGGGCTTCGAACGAACCGAGCTACTGAAGCAGGGTATTGGAAAACAACAGGCAAAGACAAGGAAATCTTCCGGGCAGGTGGCGTTCTCGTTGGGATGAAGAAAACCCTAGTTTTCTACAAGGGAAGAGCCCCCAAGGGTGAGAAAAGTAACTGGGTCATGCATGAGTATAGGCTTGAAAACAAACACCCTTTCAAAGCCTCAAAG GAGGAATGGGTGGTGTGTAGGGTATTCCAAAAGAGTGCAGCAGTGAAGAAACCGCAGCCAAGTTCATCCTCACAACCCTCGCTTGGATCTCCATGTGATGCAAATTCAATTGTGAATGAGTTTGGAGACGTTGAGCTACCAAACTTGAACATCAATGCCAACCCATCGTGTGGGTTCAACGACATTGCAACACCTAGTTACAGTAATACTGTTAACCATGGCCATATGAACGCCATGAACTTAAACCTGGATTTCGGAGCAGCTAGCCTTCCATCGTCGCTTTCATGGCCTTCTAGCATTTTAAGCCCTAATCTATCCATGAATTCCTTTCTCTTTAAGGCGTTGCAGCTTAGGAATTATCAACCAAGAGATGTTTCAGGTATGGATTATTCGATTCTTTCGTCGACACAAGGGATTAATATTCCTCCATTTGGAACAGATCTAGCTTCTAATTTCCAAGGCGCGGCGGCTTCTTCTTCTAAGGTCGTAGTTCCTATGCCTCAACAACAACAACAGGAGCAACCATTCAATATGGACTCCATGTGGTGA